Proteins co-encoded in one Campylobacter jejuni genomic window:
- the guaA gene encoding glutamine-hydrolyzing GMP synthase, with amino-acid sequence MKKADILVLDFGSQYTQLIARRLREQGVYAEILPFNVSLADIKAKEPKGIILSGGPASVYATDAYFCDKGIFDLNLPILGICYGMQLMAHHYKATVAPAGHKEYGKANIEVKKDSALFKNLPKKQTVWMSHSDKVENLPQGFEVLATSENSPFCVFGNEDKKFFALQFHPEVQHSEFGKNILKNFAKYACNCESVWNMGSFAKTQAEKIREEVGNDKVLCAVSGGVDSSVVAALLASAIKEQVIVVFVDNGLLRSGEKEQVEFMFKNTLGIDLISIDASEIFLSRLANVTDPEQKRKIIGNTFIEVFEEEAKKHKDVKYLAQGTLYTDIIESSVVGASKTIKSHHNVGGLPEKMNLKLIEPLKEIFKDEVRALGLELGLSKEVVYRHPFPGPGLAIRIMGEVNRPSLELLRKADVILLEELKSTGWYDKTWQAFCVLLNVKSVGVMGDNRTYDNAVCIRVVDASDGMTATFSHLPYEILENISRRIINEVEGINRVVYDISSKPPATIEWE; translated from the coding sequence GCTTAAGGGAACAAGGAGTTTATGCAGAAATTTTACCTTTTAATGTAAGCTTGGCTGATATTAAGGCGAAAGAACCAAAAGGTATTATTTTAAGCGGAGGTCCAGCAAGCGTATATGCAACTGATGCGTATTTTTGCGATAAAGGCATATTTGACTTAAATCTACCTATTCTTGGAATTTGTTATGGTATGCAACTCATGGCACATCATTACAAAGCTACAGTAGCACCTGCAGGACATAAAGAATACGGCAAAGCAAACATAGAAGTTAAAAAAGATAGCGCTTTATTTAAAAATCTTCCAAAAAAACAAACCGTTTGGATGAGTCATTCTGATAAAGTAGAAAATTTACCTCAAGGTTTTGAAGTTTTAGCCACAAGTGAAAATAGCCCTTTTTGTGTTTTTGGAAATGAGGATAAAAAATTCTTTGCTCTACAATTTCACCCAGAAGTACAACACAGCGAATTTGGCAAAAATATCTTAAAAAATTTTGCTAAATACGCTTGTAATTGTGAAAGCGTTTGGAATATGGGTTCTTTTGCAAAAACTCAAGCAGAAAAAATCCGCGAAGAAGTAGGCAATGATAAAGTGCTTTGTGCTGTAAGTGGCGGAGTAGATAGTAGCGTAGTTGCTGCACTTTTAGCTAGCGCTATAAAAGAGCAAGTTATAGTAGTTTTTGTAGATAATGGACTTTTAAGAAGTGGAGAAAAAGAACAAGTTGAATTTATGTTTAAAAACACTTTAGGTATCGATCTTATCAGTATTGATGCAAGTGAAATTTTCCTAAGTCGCTTAGCTAATGTCACAGATCCTGAGCAAAAAAGAAAAATCATAGGAAATACCTTTATAGAAGTTTTTGAAGAAGAAGCAAAAAAACATAAAGATGTAAAATATCTCGCTCAAGGCACACTTTATACTGATATCATAGAAAGTTCTGTTGTAGGTGCAAGCAAAACCATTAAAAGCCATCATAATGTAGGGGGCTTACCTGAAAAAATGAATCTTAAACTCATAGAGCCTTTAAAAGAAATTTTTAAAGATGAAGTGCGTGCTTTAGGGCTTGAGCTTGGACTTAGCAAAGAAGTGGTTTATCGCCATCCTTTCCCTGGGCCAGGGCTTGCTATACGCATTATGGGAGAAGTAAATCGCCCTAGCTTGGAACTATTGCGCAAGGCTGATGTAATTTTACTTGAGGAACTTAAAAGTACAGGTTGGTATGATAAAACTTGGCAAGCATTTTGCGTGCTTTTAAATGTTAAAAGCGTTGGGGTTATGGGGGATAACCGCACTTATGATAATGCAGTTTGTATACGCGTTGTAGATGCAAGTGATGGTATGACAGCTACCTTCTCGCATTTACCTTACGAAATTTTAGAAAACATAAGTCGCCGTATTATCAATGAAGTAGAAGGTATAAATCGCGTTGTTTATGATATCTCAAGCAAACCACCTGCAACTATAGAATGGGAATAA